A part of Arachis hypogaea cultivar Tifrunner chromosome 12, arahy.Tifrunner.gnm2.J5K5, whole genome shotgun sequence genomic DNA contains:
- the LOC112729901 gene encoding uncharacterized protein yields the protein MAAARGGASSARGGATSMRGPMDLFVRKPETAISRNKREKLRQQNIKEACNKEAVHRVHRYIARWFYQAGIPLNPVKLKSFQEMLWAVGSFGPNLPAPSYHTLRVSLLNEELDYTKGLLKVHKEQWEKYGCSIMLDTWMDKRQRSIINFLVNSPTRTMFLKSIDASNYVKTGEKLFELLDDVVKEIGEHNIVQVVTDNGSNYVLPGKLLMEKRPNLFWTPCAAHCLDLMLEDTGKLPLIQKTIKRAISLVSFTYSHSSTLAMLRHFTNGKELVRHAVTRFATSFLSLERLYEEKGNLRRMFTSNEWAKNKLLKEAKGREATKIVIMPSLWNHVKYTLKIMGPLVQVLRLVNGEKKPPMGYIYEAMEKAKECIMKTFLNDESKYNDVFKIIDNRWNCQLHRPLHVAGHFLNPELFYDNPRIEMDLEVTKGWFECITRLVPSQAVQQKILEEQALYKTGYGLFGSDFAKSQRKKISPAFWWWTYGHEAPNMRDLAIKILSLTCSASGCECNWSIFEHIHTKKRNRLDHERMESLVFIKYNQQLIERYNLKDEIDPITLNDIDECNEWLVGEIGTATFRDDSVDDDADLVHQDDNTLSWNLIFEAMGGHEPTTNTRRQQNRKRKEPATARGGAKGGPSGSKASKKGKGKAVIVEEEEPEFEDEEDSENEEEQEEDIQSNDTESKDDEGGEGHDNNRVNLDEFDES from the exons ATGGCAGCAGCTAGAGGGGGTGCAAGTAGTGCTAGAGGGGGTGCAACTAGCATGAGAGGTCCAATGGACTTGTTTGTTAGAAAACCTGAAACTGCCATTTCAAGAAACAAAAGAGAGAAATTAAGGCAGCAGAACATCAAGGAAGCATGTAATAAGGAAGCAGTTCATAGAGTTCATCGATACATAGCACGGTGGTTCTACCAAGCTGGGATTCCATTGAACCCGGTAAAGTTAAAGAGTTTTCAAGAAATGTTGTGGGCTGTTGGAAGCTTTGGTCCCAATTTACCTGCTCCCAGTTATCATACTCTAAGGGTTTCGCTGCTTAATGAGGAGTTGGATTATACCAAAGGATTATTGAAGGTTCATAAAGAACAATGGGAAAAGTATGGTTGCTCTATTATGTTAGATACTTGGATGGATAAAAGGCAAAGGAGCATTATTAATTTTCTTGTAAACTCTCCAACTAGGACAATGTTTTTGAAGTCTATTGATGCTTCTAATTATGTAAAGACTGGTGAGAAATTATTTGAACTTCTTGATGATGTTGTCAAGGAAATTGGTGAGCACAACATTGTTCAAGTTGTAACTGATAATGGGAGTAATTATGTTCTTCCCGGTAAGTTGCTGATGGAGAAAAGGCCAAATTTGTTTTGGACTCCTTGTGCTGCCCATTGTTTGGATTTGATGCTTGAGGACACTGGGAAGTTACCATTAATTCAAAAAACCATAAAAAGGGCCATTTCGTTGGTTAGCTTCACTTATAGTCACTCTAGCACGTTAGCTATGTTGAGACACTTCACAAATGGTAAGGAGTTGGTAAGGCATGCAGTCACCCGATTTGCCACTTCATTTCTCTCTTTGGAAAGGCTTTATGAGGAGAAAGGAAATTTGAGAAGAATGTTCACCTCGAATGAATGGGCAAAGAATAAGTTGTTAAAGGAGGCAAAGGGGAGGGAGGCAACAAAGATTGTTATCATGCCCTCTCTTTGGAATCATGTCAAGTACACCCTTAAGATCATGGGCCCTCTTGTTCAGGTGCTTAGACTTGTTAATGGAGAGAAAAAGCCACCAATGGGATATATTTATGAAGCAATGGAGAAGGCAAAGGAATGCATCATGAAAACATTTCTTAATGATGAGAGCAAGTACAATGATGTTTTTAAAATCATTGACAACAGATGGAATTGCCAACTTCATCGTCCATTGCATGTAGCTGGTCATTTTCTAAATCCCGAGTTGTTTTATGACAACCCTCGGATTGAGATGGATTTAGAAGTTACAAAGGGGTGGTTTGAGTGTATCACTAGATTGGTGCCAAGTCAAGCTGTGCAACAGAAGATATTGGAGGAACAAGCACTATACAAGACCGGCTATGGACTTTTTGGATCAGATTTTGCAAAATCTCAAAGGAAAAAGATTTCACCCG caTTTTGGTGGTGGACATATGGGCATGAAGCTCCAAACATGCGAGATCTTGCTATCAAGATCTTGAGCTTGACTTGCAGTGCTTCTGGATGTGAGTGCAATTGGAGTATATTTGAGCATATTCATACTAAGAaaagaaataggcttgatcatGAAAGGATGGAGAGTTTGGTCTTCATAAAGTATAACCAACAACTCATCGAGAGGTACAACCTTAAAGATGAAATTGACCCTATTACACTCAATGATATTGATGAGTGTAATGAGTGGTTAGTGGGAGAAATTGGGACTGCCACCTTTCGAGATGATAGTGTGGATGATGATGCTGATTTGGTTCATCAAGATGACAACACTTTGAGTTGGAACCTTATTTTTGAAGCAATGGGAGGACATGAGCCTACAACAAATACTAGAagacaacaaaatagaaaaagaaaagaacctgCAACTGCAAGAGGTGGTGCAAAGGGTGGACCAAGTGGGTCTAAGGCTtcaaaaaaaggaaaaggaaaggcagtaATTGTAGAAGAGGAAGAACCAGaatttgaagatgaagaggattctgaaaatgaagaagaacaagaagaggatATTCAATCCAATGATACTGAATCAAAGGATGATGAGGGGGGAGAGGGACATGATAATAATCGTGTTAATTTGGATGAATTTGATGAGAGCTAG